Proteins encoded in a region of the Aptenodytes patagonicus chromosome Z, bAptPat1.pri.cur, whole genome shotgun sequence genome:
- the CCNB1 gene encoding G2/mitotic-specific cyclin-B1: MALRTTRHTRTTADAAAKSSLPPVAKCREAVAAPKMVLRPRTALGDIGNRVAETKMRTAANKVVVEGGCGREPATRPVLTTFLEKTATRRALRAAAKEEVPPPVPEPKPEPQPDPSQLETRSLTPMETSGCAPSEDMLCQAFSDVLLDVEDVDVEDGADPNLCSDYVKDIYKYLRDLEENQPVRPKYLAGQEINGNMRAILIDWLVQVQIKFRLQQETLYMAVAIIDRFLQDNAVSKKTLQLVGVTAMFIASKYEEMFPPHIGDFAYVTDNTYTKFQICQMEMKILQALDFDLGRPLPPHFLRRASKIAEVDLEQHILAKYLMELSIVDYDMVHFPPSKTAAAASCLALKLLNGCEWTPTLQHYMSYAESDLLPVMQHIAKNIILVNEGVTKQMAIKNKYASSKNAKISAIEQLDSSIIWNLAQHLIKKS; encoded by the exons ATGGCGCTGAGGACTACCAGG CACACTCGCACGACGGCCGATGCCGCCGCGAAGAGCAGCCTGCCACCTGTCGCCAAGTGCAGGGAGGCCGTGGCGGCCCCCAAGATGGTGCTGCGCCCCCGCACCGCCCTGGGGGACATCGGCAACCGCGTCGCTGAGACGAAGATGCGGACTGCTGCCAacaaggtggtggtggaggggggctgcgggcgggagcCAGCCACCAGGCCCGTGCTCACCACCTTCCTGGAGAAGACAGCTACCAGGAGAGCGCTGAGGGCCGCTGCCAAGGAGGAGGTGCCGCCGCCAGTCCCGGAGCCCAAGCCAGAGCCCCAGCCAGACCCTTCCCAG TTGGAGACTCGGTCTCTAACCCCCATGGAGACATCTGGATGTGCCCCATCAGAGGACATGCTGTGTCAGGCTTTTTCTGATGTCTTGCTTGATGTGGAAGACGTAGATGTGGAAGATGGTGCTGACCCAAACCTCTGCAGTGACTATGTGAAGGACATCTACAAGTATCTGAGAGACCTTGAG GAAAATCAACCTGTAAGACCCAAATACCTGGCTGGCCAGGAAATCAATGGGAACATGCGTGCCATACTAATAGACTGGCTTGTGCAAGTACAGATAAAATTCAGACTCCAGCAGGAAACCTTGTATATGGCAGTTGCTATCATCGATCGCTTCCTGCAG GACAATGCCGTTTCCAAGAAGACGTTACAGCTGGTTGGTGTCACAGCTATGTTCATTGCCAGCAAATATGAAGAGATGTTTCCCCCACATATTGGAGACTTTGCCTATGTAACTGATAACACTTACACAAAGTTCCAAATCTGCCAGATGGAGATGAAGATCCTGCAAGCCCTGGACTTTGATCTGGGTCGCCCTCTCCCTCCACACTTCCTAAGAAGGGCTTCAAAGATTGCAGAG GTGGACTTGGAACAGCACATTCTGGCCAAGTACCTGATGGAGTTGTCCATTGTGGACTATGATATGGTTCACTTCCCTCCATCCAAGACCGCAGCAGCTGCTTCCTGTTTGGCTCTGAAACTTCTCAATGGATGTGAATGG ACACCAACTCTGCAACACTACATGTCTTATGCTGAGAGCGACCTTCTCCCAGTTATGCAGCACATAGCAAAGAACATAATTCTTGTGAATGAGGGCGTTACCAAGCAGATG GCAATCAAGAACAAATATGCCAGCAGCAAAAATGCCAAGATAAGTGCCATTGAACAGCTGGACTCTTCTATCATATGGAATCTAGCCCAGCATCTGATTAAGAAGTCGTAA